The DNA segment ATCCGTGCGGTAGCCGTCGTCCTTGATTCGGCCTTCGAGCAGCAGTTCGGCGCCGAGCCTGCCGATCTCGTCCGAACTCTTCGCCGCCGTGCCGCAGCCACCCGTTAGCACCGCTACGCGTGGTGACGACGTGTAACCGATCATGGGATAGCCAGTCGGCGAATAGGAAACGGCACAGGAATTGGTGAACGTCGATGGCCCTGTCAGGCTCGGAACCAGGTCGTGGATGATCCGCGTCAGGTGATCGCGTGCCTTGTCGCGACCGGCGGTTCGAAACCACTTACGCAAATCCGGCTCGTTTTCGAACTGGAGATCGTCTGGATCGCCGCCGATCTTGATGTAGTATTTCCCGTCAGGATAGCGGATCGGCGGCAGCAGGTAGATGCTGTCGGTATGGTCAGGCCTCGAAGATATCAGCGACGGCATGGCCGAGAGCGCCTCGGCCTCCGCCTCGCCCACCTCGAAGAAAGCCACAGTGCGACCATAAACCTTCACTTCAACCGGCTGCGGCAACAGATTCTCGGCAATGGAGAAACTGCCGGCGGCAAGCAGGACTCTCTCCGCCCGGAACGTCTCGCCTTCCGCCGTTGTGACGACCGCCAGACGGTCCTCGTCGCGGATCGAGACAACCGTCTGCTTGATGACGCGAGCCCCCGCCTTCTCCGCCAGCAACGACTGTGCCTTCACCAGCCGCCGCGGGCTGATATGTCCCGCGCCTTTCGGCTCGTAGACGCCCTCGCTGCCTTCAGCAAAGGAGAAGAAGGGGAATTTCGCCTTCAGCGCAGCGTCGTCCAGAAGCTCCGTCCGGACACCGAGCCGAGCTGCCGCATCGACGACATTGCTGACGTAGTCATGGGCGCCGCCACGCTTGGACCCGACCACAAGGCAGCCGACCGGGGCGTAGAATTGAATGCCGCTGTCGCGCTCGATCTCCGCATAGCGGCCGATCGAACGGTTGGCGAGCCGCGCCCAGTCGGCGTCGGGATCGATGGTGCGGGTGATCCGGCCTTCGTCATAGTGACTGCCGAAAACGCCCTGGTGGTTCACACGGTCTTCGGGCTCGTCCGGGCCGATGACGGCTATGCCGTCTGTCTGTTTGGCCAGATGGCGCGCGGCAGCAGCCCCCATCATTCCTCGACCGACGACGATGAACCTGAAATCCGCTGCCATGTTATGTCCCTCGCAAATGATCGCAAATTCGATAACATGGAAAGCGAGTCCGCCCCACCCGCAATCCTCTTAAAAGCGGCGATTAATCGAGGAGCGCCAGCACCTTACCGCAATATTTCTGCGAGACCGGATTCATGCGCGTTGCTGCATGACCGGCATTGTATTTGAGGATGGTGTTGCAGGTTGGTCCACCGCCAAGTTGCTGTGCCGCGGCGAGGTATTTCATGCCGAACTTGATGTTCGTCTCGGGATCGTAAAGTCCCTTGGCACTGCCCGAATAGCCCATCAGCTTTGCGGTCGTGGGCTTGATCTGCATCAGGCCGATCTCGCCGGCACTACCGCGCCGTTTTGGATTGAAATTGCTTTCGATCTGAATGACCGCGGTCGCCAATTCGACCGGCACGCCGTTCTGCTTAGCGTATTTGGTAATCAGCGCCGAATAGGGATTTTGCGTCGTGAAGGAGTTTTCCGCATCTCTCAATTCGGCGGGGACACTCGGCATTGGATAGCCGACCGTACGCGTAATGATCTGCAGGGGGACGGTCTGGGTTTTCTCGCCGTGGGGGTCGGCATAGGCGCAATCATATCCTGTCAGCAGTACGCTCACGCACGCTGCCGCCGCAACAATCAGATTTTTCATTTAGTCTTTTGTCTCCGAGCGCGGAACCGTGGACAGCACAAGCCATCAGTCCGGCGGGAGGCAAAAAGAGCCGCCGGAGTTCACGGTCCCCGTTATTCTTTACGGCCGCGCGACACACAAACTAACTTGCGCGACCGCCGTTCAAGCGGGCGCCGTTAGACCAGCCCAATGCGGAGATAATAGGGAAATGATGTGGCGCTGAAGCACGTTACGCATTTTGAGCGTTACGGCGTCTATTCCACCGTAAAAACGAGGCCCACCTACCCTTAGGAGAAGCGAGGCAGCGCGGACAGCAAACGATGAAGTGTATCGATGGTCGAAAAATCGGCGATCCCATCCACTCGCTCCTGGCGAAAATGGCGCTGGAAAGCCTCGACGTCTCCCGCCAGTTTTGTGGAGAATTCGCCTGTAATTTCCGTTTCATAACCATAGAGCGAGAGCATGGATTGCAAAGCCTCGATCGGCTGCCCGACATCGCCCCTCTGAAAGAACCGCCCGCCGGTGATCGGCGTCGGTTCGACCCAGTGGCCGACGCCCGCTTCGGCCAGTCGCGCCCACGGAAATTTTTCGCCCGGATCGACCTTGCGAACAGGAGCGACATCGGAGTGTGCAAGCACACGCTCAGGTGAAATCGCCCAGCGATGGCCGCAATCACGACACAGTTCGATGACCGCCTCGATCTGTGCATCGGGAAAATCCGGCAGCCCGCCGGGATGACCGGCATTGGCGATTTCGATGCCGATCGACAGCGAATTGATGTCGGCCTCGTTATGCCAGACGCTCTTGCCGGCATGCCAGGCACGACGTTCCTCCGGTACGAGCTGGATCACCCGCCCATCCTCGAAGACGAAGTAATGGCTCGACACCTGGCTCTCGTCGCGACAGAGCCAATCAAGCGCGCCTTCGGCCGTGCCCATGCCGGTATAGTGCAGCAGGATCATGTCTGGCTTGCGCCCGTCCCGCCGCTCGCCATGGTTCGGCGACGGCTGCACGCTGGCACCGGAAAAATCTGCCGCAAAGGAACTCATGCAGCGCGGCGTTCTTTCTCGATTTCCGCGTAGGCTGCATTGAGCGCCGCCATGCGCTCATTGGCGATGAGGTGGAATTCCTCCGGCACACCGCGCGAGACGAGGCGGTCAGGGTGATTCTCATAGACCAGGCCATGATAGCGGCGACGGATGGTCGTGAAATCGTCCTGGGGCGATACGCCGAGCACCTTGTAGGGATCGCGGCCGCCGGCGCTGACATGGCGCGCCATGATCTGTTCGAAACGCTGCTCGCTCATATGGAAGATCTGAGCAATATGCTGCAGGAAGGCCATTTCCTTCTCGTGGATCAGACCATCAGCCTTGGCGATATGGAAGAGACCATCGAGCACGTCTTCCAGCACCGGGCAATTCTTCGCGCAGGTGACGCAGAGCGACGACAGCTTTTCTGCATAGGCCTCGTAGCCCGCAACGTCCTGGCGTGCCAGATTATAAAGACGTGCGACGTTCTTCGCCTGATCCGGCGGAAATTCGAAAATCTCACGGAAGGCGTTGACCTCGTTTTCGGTCACCACGCCATCGGCCTTCGCCATCTTGGCGGAAAGCGCGATGATAGCGACGGAAAAGGCCACCTTGCGGCGGGTCTCCGGATCGCCTTCGAACAGCGTACGAATGGCTTCGACCACTGCCGACAGGGCATTGCCAGCGGTGCCACCAACAGCATTCAGCAATTTTTCCCAAAACGACATGATGGTCTCAATTACCCCTTCTGAATAGAAACACGTTGATCAAATAATGGTTGCGATTGCAAGGAGTCCATTGGTCGCACAGACGAAAACACTTTTCACAATTCGGTAATGATGGCGTGTTCGAAGCTGTGATTTGCGATTCCGCCGGATCGGGCAACTCATTGCCCGGATGAAAAAGCAAGCACGCATTTCTTAAATTCTTTACTTTACAGCCATGCCCGCCTGTCGCATCCATTCCGAGGCAATCACCGAAATGAGGCAGCCCGGCTGCGAGGAGGATACCCATGGCCAAACAGAAAGTCGCAATGCTCACCGCCGGCGGATTGGCGCCCTGTCTCTCCTCTGCGGTCGGCGGCCTGATCCAGCGCTACAGCGACGTTGCGCCCGATCTCGACATTATAGCCTATCGCTCCGGCTATCAGGGCGTTCTGCTGGGTGACCGCATCGAGGTGACGCCTGGCATGCGCGAGCGTGCACATCTATTGCACCGCTACGGCGGCTCGCCGATCGGCAACAGCCGCGTCAAGCTCACCAACGCCGCCGACTGCGTCAAACGCGGTCTCGTCAAGGAAGGCGAAAATCCGCTGCGCGTGGCCGCCGAGCGCCTCGCCTCCGACGGCGTCACCATTCTCCATACAATTGGCGGTGACGACACCAACACGACCGCAGCCGATCTTGCCGCCTACCTCGGCGCCAACGGCTATAACTTGACCGTGGTCGGCCTGCCGAAGACGGTCGACAACGATGTCGTGCCGATCCGCCAGTCCCTCGGCGCCTGGACGGCGGCCGAAGTCGGCGCGCATTTCTTCGACAATGTCAGCAACGAACAGACCGCCGCTCCGCGCACCCTCGTCATCCATGAAGTCATGGGCAGAAGCTGCGGCTGGCTGACGGCGGCGACAGCCCGCGCCTATATTCAGAAGACCAGTGCCAATGAATATGTGGATGGCTTCATGATGAATGCCGCCATGAAGAGCATCGACGGCCTCTATCTCCCGGAAATGGCCTTCGACATCGAAGCAGAAGCCGAGCGCCTGAAGGCCGTTATGGACAAGACTGGCCAGGTGACGCTGTTCGTTTCGGAAGGCGCCGGCCTCGAGGCCATCGTGGCCGAGCGGGAAGCTGCCGGTGAAACCATCAAGCGCGATGCCTTCGGTCATGTGAAGATCGACACTATCAATGTCGGCAACTGGTTCCAGAAGCAATTCGCCACCCTGCTCGGCGCAGAGCGCTCCCTGGTGCAAAAGTCGGGCTATTTTGCCCGCTCGGCGCCCGCTAACGGCGACGACCTGCGCCTGATCCAGGGCATGGTCGACCTCGCGGTCGAAAGCGCATTGAATAAGATCTCGGGCGTCACCGGCCATGACGAAGGCCAGGGCGGCAAGCTGCGCACCATCGAATTCCCGCGCATCAAGGGCGGCAAGCCCTTTGATCTGTCCCTGCCGTGGTTCGCCGAAGTCATGGATCACATCGGGCAAAAATACGCGCAATCCTAATTGACGGATCGCAAATCCAATGTCTTTGCTGGCGGCGAATAGGAATAGAGGAGGATTCCATGTCCATCGAAACCTGGCTCGCGTTCGCCGCCGCATCCTGCATTATGCTGGCAATACCCGGTCCGACCATTCTCCTTGTGATCTCATATGCACTCGGCCACGGTCGTAAGACGGCGCTGGCAACGGTGACCGGCGTAACGCTTGGCGATTTCACGGCGATGACTGCCTCGCTCGCTGGTCTCGGCGCCCTTCTCGCCACCTCGGCCACTCTGTTCACGATTCTCAAGCTGATCGGCGCAGCCTACCTGATGTTTCTGGGAATCAAGCTCTGGCGCGCCCCGATTGTGACCGGCCCGATGGGCGACAATGACAATCTTCCCGAGGAAAAGCCGCTCAAGATTTTACTGCACGCTTACGTTGTGACCGCCTTGAACCCGAAGAGCATTGTCTTCTTCATCGCCTTCGTGCCGCAGTTTCTCGACCTGTCGAAGCCCTTCCTTCAGCAAACCGTTATTTTGGAGGCGACATTCCTCACTCTGGCAGCACTGAACTCCCTGCTCTACGTTTTCATCGCCGATATGGCGCGCGGTTTTATTCGCAAGGCAAGCGTGCAACGCGCCGTTAACCGGACGGGCGGAACCCTGTTGATAGCCGCCGGCGCAGTGACCGCCGGATATCGCCGGTTGGCCGCTTGATGCTGTCCAGGGTTGCGGGGCGATCACGGATAGGTTAATGGGGGATTCATAAATTTATCAACCCTGTGGCTGATTTGCACCGCAGGGCGGTTTGGTTTTTTCGAAAGTGACAGAATGGTAGCGATCGGATTTCCCAGCCTAAAGCGCAGCGTTGCCTTTTCGGCAATGATGTGCGGCGTCCTCGCAGGGTGTGCAAGCACTCAGCAGCAGACGTCCCAGGCAGAACTCCCGTCGGCACAAACCAACGTGCCGCATCCGAATACAAACCCGGCTCCGGTCGGTGCTGCGTCGACCACAGGCGGCGTAGCGGTGGCTTCCACCACACCAGCTACAGGCCAGCAGATTCAGCCTCAGCAGCAGGCAGCATTGATGAAGTCGGACCGGGTTGGCGCCGGTTCGGTGGCTCCGAATCAGATTCAGGCAGCCCAGGACCGCATGGTTGGTCCGGTGGCAAATGCACCGAATGCAGCGAACCAGGGTACTGTCGCGATAGCGGCCGTAACCGGCGCGCCCGCAGCGGGCACATCCGCAGCCGCCGCTTATGCGGCCTCCGACGAACCCGTGGTTCCCACCGTCGTCGCCATCCCGATCCCGAACCCGGCACGTCCAGGCGATACCGCGCTGCTGCCGGTGTCAGGTTCCGCGACCCAGGGTCAGGCGACCATTCCGATGACGTCGGACGTGGCGGCCATTCAGTCCGTCGTTCCGACGCCCCGCCCGGGCGAAGATGCACCGATCATGGCGCCTGCCGAAGTCGCCTATGCCGCGCCGATGCAGATCGCCGGCATGGGTTATGCGGACACCCGCATGCATTATGATTTCAACTTCGATGCCAGCGGCCCGACGGTCGTTTCGGCGGTACTGACCCCTCAGAATTACGATTCCGACGTGCCGGCGGAGGAGAAGAGCTACGTTTCGAAGCTCATCCAGAAATATGCCAAGCTTTATGAAATTCCGGAATCTTTGATCCATCGCGTCGTTCATCGCGAGAGCCGCTACAATCCGAAGGCATATAACCGCGGCGGTTACTTTGGCCTGATGCAGATTAGATACAACACGGCCAAGTCCATGGGCTACGACGGTCCGCCTGCAGGCCTACTCGATGCCGAGACCAACATCAAATATGCCGCGAAATATCTGCGCGGCGCATGGATGGTGGCCGACAACAAGGCCGAGGCCAAAGAAGCCAATGCCGTTCAGCTCTATGCGCGCGGCTATTATTATGATGCCAAGCGCAAGGGCCTGCCGGACGTCGCGCAAGGCAATTACTGATTATCCCGGATCATTTCGCCAGCGCCGGTTGGGCCATGTCCTGACCGGCGTTGATTATATCCAGTATCCTCTTCAGTAGAATTTGCGGCTTATAGTCCAGCCAGCCCGGCGTCAGCCCCATGCGCACCAGCACGAGATTGGCTGACGGCACAATGGCGACGCTCTGGCCATCATGTCCGAGCATCCAGAACGTATCCGTCGGCAGGCCGAACTGCGCATCCGAACCACCGGGACCGGCAAGCCAGGCTTGAACCTGCGTATAGATGCCTTCGGATGCCGTCGTCGGAGTGCGCATCGCGCCAACAAAGCCTTCCGGCAACAGGCGCTGGCCCTTCCAGACACCATCCTGCAGCAGGAATTGGCCAAAGCGCGCCCAGTCGCGCGGCGTCGCATAAAGATAGGAACTGCCGACATAAGTACCGCGCTCATCGGCTTCCAACACAGCGCTGAACATGCCGAGCGGCGCAAACAACGCTTCACGCGGATAGGTGATCGCCGCACTCTCATTGGGAAGCTTGTTCATCCAAATCCGAGAGAGCAGCGTCGCCGTGCCGCTGGAATAGCTGAATCGTTCGCCTGCCGCCGCCTCTTGAGGCGCACTCGAGGCAACCCTGGTCGAATCCGGATCGAGATAGAGCATGCGCGTCACGTCTGAGACTGCGCCATATCCCTCATTGAAGGCCAAACCGCTCTCCATGCTAAGGAGATCGCTGAGCTTGATGTTCTTGCGCGCGTCGGCACTCCATTGCGGCAAAAGATTCTGATCGTCGAAGGACATGCGGCCGGAAAGCATGAGGCGGCCGATGATGGCGGCATTGACGGTCTTCGTCATCGACCAGCCGATCAAAGGCGTGCCCTTGTCGAATCCCTCGCCATAGGTCTCCGCGATGATGCGGCCGTTCTTGACGACGACGATGGCGCGCATGGCGGGACCGGCAAAGTCCGGATTGGCAAGGAGCTTGGAGAGCGCGAGGCCGGTGTCGTCTTGGCCCAGCACGGCCTTATCGCCATCCGGCCAAGGAGAATCGCTTTTGGCCGCTTTGATCTTATTGAGGAACGCCGCGCTGCGCGCCGCCGGCAGATCGCCGTCCGGCACCGTCGTGCAGCCGAGCGCGCCGCGGTAGAGCGCATAGTTTGGTGCAAACATGCCGAGAAAGCGGGCGGTTACCACGCCTTCCTCTCGATTGACCGAAACCCGAACGAGCTTCAGCGCCGGATTGCCCGGCGCCTGCACGTCATCCGCCAATATCCGCTCGGGATCGCGCTTGGCGATAAAGGTATTCGAGCAGACGATCTTGGCGGCATAGCCGTCCCCGACCCTCAACAATTCCGGTGGCCAGACCGAAAGCCAGACCGCACCGCCCGCGACAATGATCAGCAGCAAAAAAACAAGAGCCCCGACCACTCTCGATATTAAACGCATATCACACACCCTCCGAAGGAATGCGGAGACAATCAGGAAATGCAGGAATGTGAAAGACCTATCGTCGCCACAGCCTTGCAAATATCACCGTGACGGCCCTACCGGCCGGGTCTGCCAAC comes from the Rhizobium sp. NXC24 genome and includes:
- a CDS encoding FAD-binding oxidoreductase, with the translated sequence MAADFRFIVVGRGMMGAAAARHLAKQTDGIAVIGPDEPEDRVNHQGVFGSHYDEGRITRTIDPDADWARLANRSIGRYAEIERDSGIQFYAPVGCLVVGSKRGGAHDYVSNVVDAAARLGVRTELLDDAALKAKFPFFSFAEGSEGVYEPKGAGHISPRRLVKAQSLLAEKAGARVIKQTVVSIRDEDRLAVVTTAEGETFRAERVLLAAGSFSIAENLLPQPVEVKVYGRTVAFFEVGEAEAEALSAMPSLISSRPDHTDSIYLLPPIRYPDGKYYIKIGGDPDDLQFENEPDLRKWFRTAGRDKARDHLTRIIHDLVPSLTGPSTFTNSCAVSYSPTGYPMIGYTSSPRVAVLTGGCGTAAKSSDEIGRLGAELLLEGRIKDDGYRTDFSAHFRT
- a CDS encoding transglycosylase SLT domain-containing protein, with translation MKNLIVAAAACVSVLLTGYDCAYADPHGEKTQTVPLQIITRTVGYPMPSVPAELRDAENSFTTQNPYSALITKYAKQNGVPVELATAVIQIESNFNPKRRGSAGEIGLMQIKPTTAKLMGYSGSAKGLYDPETNIKFGMKYLAAAQQLGGGPTCNTILKYNAGHAATRMNPVSQKYCGKVLALLD
- a CDS encoding N-acetylmuramoyl-L-alanine amidase, coding for MSSFAADFSGASVQPSPNHGERRDGRKPDMILLHYTGMGTAEGALDWLCRDESQVSSHYFVFEDGRVIQLVPEERRAWHAGKSVWHNEADINSLSIGIEIANAGHPGGLPDFPDAQIEAVIELCRDCGHRWAISPERVLAHSDVAPVRKVDPGEKFPWARLAEAGVGHWVEPTPITGGRFFQRGDVGQPIEALQSMLSLYGYETEITGEFSTKLAGDVEAFQRHFRQERVDGIADFSTIDTLHRLLSALPRFS
- a CDS encoding DnaJ family molecular chaperone, with the protein product MSFWEKLLNAVGGTAGNALSAVVEAIRTLFEGDPETRRKVAFSVAIIALSAKMAKADGVVTENEVNAFREIFEFPPDQAKNVARLYNLARQDVAGYEAYAEKLSSLCVTCAKNCPVLEDVLDGLFHIAKADGLIHEKEMAFLQHIAQIFHMSEQRFEQIMARHVSAGGRDPYKVLGVSPQDDFTTIRRRYHGLVYENHPDRLVSRGVPEEFHLIANERMAALNAAYAEIEKERRAA
- a CDS encoding pyrophosphate--fructose-6-phosphate 1-phosphotransferase — encoded protein: MAKQKVAMLTAGGLAPCLSSAVGGLIQRYSDVAPDLDIIAYRSGYQGVLLGDRIEVTPGMRERAHLLHRYGGSPIGNSRVKLTNAADCVKRGLVKEGENPLRVAAERLASDGVTILHTIGGDDTNTTAADLAAYLGANGYNLTVVGLPKTVDNDVVPIRQSLGAWTAAEVGAHFFDNVSNEQTAAPRTLVIHEVMGRSCGWLTAATARAYIQKTSANEYVDGFMMNAAMKSIDGLYLPEMAFDIEAEAERLKAVMDKTGQVTLFVSEGAGLEAIVAEREAAGETIKRDAFGHVKIDTINVGNWFQKQFATLLGAERSLVQKSGYFARSAPANGDDLRLIQGMVDLAVESALNKISGVTGHDEGQGGKLRTIEFPRIKGGKPFDLSLPWFAEVMDHIGQKYAQS
- a CDS encoding LysE family translocator; this translates as MSIETWLAFAAASCIMLAIPGPTILLVISYALGHGRKTALATVTGVTLGDFTAMTASLAGLGALLATSATLFTILKLIGAAYLMFLGIKLWRAPIVTGPMGDNDNLPEEKPLKILLHAYVVTALNPKSIVFFIAFVPQFLDLSKPFLQQTVILEATFLTLAALNSLLYVFIADMARGFIRKASVQRAVNRTGGTLLIAAGAVTAGYRRLAA
- a CDS encoding transglycosylase SLT domain-containing protein, with protein sequence MVAIGFPSLKRSVAFSAMMCGVLAGCASTQQQTSQAELPSAQTNVPHPNTNPAPVGAASTTGGVAVASTTPATGQQIQPQQQAALMKSDRVGAGSVAPNQIQAAQDRMVGPVANAPNAANQGTVAIAAVTGAPAAGTSAAAAYAASDEPVVPTVVAIPIPNPARPGDTALLPVSGSATQGQATIPMTSDVAAIQSVVPTPRPGEDAPIMAPAEVAYAAPMQIAGMGYADTRMHYDFNFDASGPTVVSAVLTPQNYDSDVPAEEKSYVSKLIQKYAKLYEIPESLIHRVVHRESRYNPKAYNRGGYFGLMQIRYNTAKSMGYDGPPAGLLDAETNIKYAAKYLRGAWMVADNKAEAKEANAVQLYARGYYYDAKRKGLPDVAQGNY
- a CDS encoding serine hydrolase; amino-acid sequence: MRLISRVVGALVFLLLIIVAGGAVWLSVWPPELLRVGDGYAAKIVCSNTFIAKRDPERILADDVQAPGNPALKLVRVSVNREEGVVTARFLGMFAPNYALYRGALGCTTVPDGDLPAARSAAFLNKIKAAKSDSPWPDGDKAVLGQDDTGLALSKLLANPDFAGPAMRAIVVVKNGRIIAETYGEGFDKGTPLIGWSMTKTVNAAIIGRLMLSGRMSFDDQNLLPQWSADARKNIKLSDLLSMESGLAFNEGYGAVSDVTRMLYLDPDSTRVASSAPQEAAAGERFSYSSGTATLLSRIWMNKLPNESAAITYPREALFAPLGMFSAVLEADERGTYVGSSYLYATPRDWARFGQFLLQDGVWKGQRLLPEGFVGAMRTPTTASEGIYTQVQAWLAGPGGSDAQFGLPTDTFWMLGHDGQSVAIVPSANLVLVRMGLTPGWLDYKPQILLKRILDIINAGQDMAQPALAK